The following proteins are co-located in the Candidatus Nitrosotenuis cloacae genome:
- a CDS encoding SDR family oxidoreductase, protein MKKQKIIITGSEGLLGKELSKHLSKSNQILKLDLLLGHDLTNEKFVRAWFKQNKADALINCFAMNDHVEPGEKRGTLFDITLESFSKYLEVNLTTLFSVCREYARNNRSGSIVNFAATTGMVSARPDIYGGKHKHIAYSVSKAGVINMTKFLATHLAPNIRVNCISPGGVEFDQDQKFKGKYAKLTPMKRMMKKHELNEIIAYLCSDNSSYVTGANFVIDGGWTAW, encoded by the coding sequence ATGAAAAAACAAAAAATCATTATCACTGGTTCGGAAGGCCTACTTGGAAAGGAGTTATCTAAACATCTCTCCAAAAGTAATCAAATTCTTAAACTTGATCTTCTTCTGGGACACGATCTCACAAATGAAAAATTTGTGCGTGCTTGGTTTAAGCAAAACAAAGCAGATGCATTGATAAACTGCTTTGCAATGAATGATCATGTAGAACCTGGCGAAAAACGTGGTACCTTATTTGACATAACTCTGGAATCATTTTCTAAATATCTTGAAGTAAATCTGACTACTCTTTTTTCAGTCTGCAGAGAATATGCACGAAACAACAGATCTGGTTCAATAGTTAATTTTGCCGCTACGACTGGAATGGTTTCTGCACGTCCTGATATCTATGGAGGAAAACATAAACACATTGCATATTCCGTTTCCAAAGCAGGAGTAATTAACATGACAAAATTTCTCGCAACACATCTTGCCCCTAATATCAGAGTCAACTGTATATCACCTGGTGGAGTAGAATTTGATCAGGATCAAAAATTTAAGGGAAAGTATGCAAAGCTCACTCCAATGAAAAGAATGATGAAAAAACACGAACTTAATGAAATTATAGCATATCTATGCAGTGATAATTCATCGTATGTTACTGGTGCTAACTTTGTCATTGATGGTGGATGGACTGCATGGTAA
- a CDS encoding sugar phosphate isomerase/epimerase family protein — protein MKSLQIGIMSGRLSPQIDNKIQLFPVDTWEDEFRIASVCGFDSIEWIFDQQKNPILDEQGLSKMKELSNKFNVQINSICCDYFMEKLLFNVSEFELSLNLEILTKLIESCNKLGIQMLEIPLVDSSSLQTSNDENQIVTNLDKHISLAETNDIIFTFETDLQPKRFEGFLKKFTHTNIAANYDTGNSASLGYDVTEELSTLGSWITNIHIKDRLFRGKSVTLGTGNTNFDLFFSELKKIKYDGELIIQGARNDSQEQPETTCKKYLDFVKQYLHKYSL, from the coding sequence GTGAAATCTTTGCAGATAGGAATTATGTCTGGTAGGCTGTCACCACAAATTGATAATAAAATACAATTATTCCCAGTTGATACATGGGAAGATGAATTTAGAATCGCATCTGTATGCGGATTTGATTCTATAGAATGGATATTTGATCAACAGAAAAACCCTATTCTTGACGAACAAGGGTTAAGTAAAATGAAAGAATTATCTAATAAGTTTAATGTGCAAATTAATTCTATTTGCTGTGATTATTTTATGGAAAAACTTCTTTTTAACGTAAGTGAATTTGAGTTGAGTTTAAATCTTGAAATTTTAACAAAACTGATAGAAAGCTGTAATAAGCTTGGGATACAAATGCTTGAAATCCCACTTGTTGATTCATCATCGCTACAAACCAGTAATGATGAAAACCAAATTGTGACAAATTTAGATAAACATATTTCTCTTGCCGAAACAAACGATATTATATTTACATTTGAAACTGATCTTCAACCAAAACGTTTTGAGGGATTTCTGAAAAAATTTACTCATACAAATATCGCTGCCAATTATGATACGGGCAATAGTGCATCTCTCGGATATGATGTGACCGAAGAGCTATCTACATTAGGATCTTGGATAACAAACATTCACATCAAAGACCGGCTTTTTCGAGGAAAATCTGTTACCTTGGGCACTGGCAACACAAATTTTGACCTATTTTTCTCCGAATTAAAAAAAATCAAATATGATGGTGAGTTGATAATTCAGGGTGCTAGAAATGATTCACAAGAACAGCCAGAGACGACCTGTAAGAAATACCTTGATTTTGTAAAACAATATCTTCATAAATATTCACTATAA
- a CDS encoding KdsC family phosphatase: protein MVNVSNKAKKIKVVLTDVDGVLTDGGMYYSAKGDIMKRFFVRDGMGVTLLRKMKIPTIIVTKEKNPIITQWAKRMKVKKVYDGVLNKELILQEICDTFDVTAEQVAYIGDDINDLGLLRLVGLSATPNDGISDAKKVSDYVCKSHSGHGAFREIADIIISSTKVKS, encoded by the coding sequence ATGGTTAACGTATCAAACAAGGCCAAGAAGATCAAAGTTGTTCTAACTGACGTTGATGGTGTACTAACAGACGGGGGAATGTACTATTCAGCCAAAGGGGATATTATGAAGAGATTTTTTGTACGAGATGGAATGGGGGTTACTCTGCTAAGAAAAATGAAGATACCAACAATAATAGTTACAAAAGAAAAAAACCCCATCATCACACAGTGGGCAAAAAGAATGAAGGTGAAAAAGGTCTATGACGGAGTTCTTAACAAGGAACTCATTCTTCAGGAAATTTGTGATACTTTTGACGTAACTGCAGAGCAGGTTGCCTATATTGGAGACGACATTAATGATTTAGGGTTATTAAGGTTGGTAGGTTTGTCGGCTACACCAAACGATGGTATTTCTGATGCGAAGAAAGTATCCGATTATGTTTGTAAGTCACATAGTGGCCATGGAGCATTTAGAGAAATCGCCGACATAATCATTTCATCAACAAAAGTTAAATCTTGA
- a CDS encoding N-acetylneuraminate synthase family protein, with the protein MVFITAEIGINHNGDIEIAKKLIDVAKEAGCDAVKFQKRTVEKVYSKEVLDAPRDSPWGTTTRDQKIGLEFNEQQYDTINDYCNTKGIEWYASAWDIDSQIFLRKYKLKHNKVASAMLTHRKLLETIAEEKKYTFISTGMSTMDEIRQAVEIFRKHGCPFELQHSNSSYPMNPDEANLRCIETLRKEFNCNVGYSGHEAIGYTICITAVAMGATSIERHITLDRTMYGSDQAASLEPSGLMRLVRDIRLIDKILGDGIKKVWPSEMPVMKKLRIVT; encoded by the coding sequence ATGGTATTCATAACTGCAGAAATAGGAATTAATCATAATGGAGACATAGAAATAGCTAAAAAGCTAATCGATGTTGCAAAAGAAGCTGGTTGTGATGCTGTTAAATTTCAAAAAAGGACGGTTGAAAAGGTATACAGTAAGGAAGTTTTAGATGCGCCAAGAGATAGCCCTTGGGGCACCACAACAAGAGATCAAAAAATAGGTTTAGAGTTTAACGAACAACAATATGATACAATTAATGATTATTGTAATACAAAAGGCATTGAGTGGTATGCTTCTGCGTGGGACATAGATAGTCAGATATTTCTTAGAAAGTATAAATTGAAACACAACAAAGTTGCTTCTGCGATGTTAACTCATCGCAAGCTTCTTGAGACTATTGCTGAAGAGAAAAAATACACATTCATATCAACAGGTATGAGTACGATGGATGAGATACGTCAAGCTGTCGAAATCTTTAGAAAACACGGATGCCCATTTGAACTCCAACACAGCAATAGTTCATACCCAATGAATCCTGATGAAGCTAATCTGCGATGCATTGAAACATTAAGAAAGGAATTCAATTGTAATGTAGGCTATAGCGGACATGAGGCAATAGGATACACAATATGCATCACGGCAGTAGCAATGGGTGCTACATCTATTGAAAGACACATAACATTGGACAGAACTATGTATGGCTCTGATCAAGCGGCATCTTTAGAGCCATCTGGATTAATGCGTCTAGTCAGAGACATACGATTGATAGATAAAATTTTAGGAGATGGTATAAAAAAGGTGTGGCCATCTGAGATGCCCGTAATGAAGAAATTAAGAATTGTAACATAG
- a CDS encoding D-sedoheptulose-7-phosphate isomerase: MMIKRIEEIFDESISVCSKSKKIASKIQIAAETIISCYKKGNKVIIFGNGGSAADAQHMAAEFVGRYMLERKSLPAVAFTTDTSIITALGNDYGFENIFSRQAESMITKGDVVIAITTSGNSKNVLNGIITAKKNGASIIGLTGQNGINMQKFVDILLDIPSKSTPRIQEGHRVVIHTICELVEKEFSTS; encoded by the coding sequence ATGATGATTAAGAGAATAGAAGAAATTTTTGATGAGAGTATTAGTGTATGTTCAAAATCAAAAAAAATTGCTTCCAAGATACAAATTGCTGCGGAAACCATAATTAGTTGTTACAAGAAAGGAAATAAAGTAATCATATTTGGAAATGGTGGTAGTGCAGCAGATGCACAACACATGGCGGCAGAATTTGTTGGCAGATATATGTTAGAAAGAAAGAGTCTTCCCGCCGTAGCATTTACAACAGATACATCGATAATCACTGCCTTGGGTAATGATTACGGTTTCGAAAATATATTTTCAAGGCAAGCGGAATCAATGATAACAAAAGGGGATGTAGTAATTGCAATCACAACTAGCGGCAACTCGAAAAATGTTTTAAACGGAATTATTACTGCGAAAAAAAATGGTGCTTCAATCATAGGGTTAACAGGACAAAACGGTATTAATATGCAGAAATTTGTTGACATTTTATTAGACATACCATCCAAGTCCACTCCTAGAATACAAGAAGGTCATCGAGTCGTAATACATACAATTTGCGAGTTGGTGGAAAAAGAGTTTTCCACTAGTTAA
- a CDS encoding class I SAM-dependent methyltransferase has protein sequence MDIEELFDKISPHIPEKIFPDFINMICWYEEQQDKQKMPTLGFTNIPPPNLRFHVTGRPFLDFFLRSGNTTVCNLEQALEQIEKNFNLFENVLEFGCGCGRLTVWLEKYLKSKNFYGTDIDVEAISWCKNNLKFGTFDVNDALPPLKYQSDMFDLIYSYSVFTHLDEEHQFAWLAELKRITKSNGIVMLTIRGEEDHEKQCWSEGDKAELKEHGFLFRHSNLWSGFFPSWYQTAFHTKEYVMNNFSKYFDVLKYIPKGSKRIGQDIVILRKQ, from the coding sequence ATGGACATAGAAGAACTATTTGATAAGATCTCACCCCATATTCCTGAGAAAATTTTTCCCGATTTCATTAATATGATCTGCTGGTATGAGGAACAGCAGGATAAACAAAAAATGCCTACACTTGGTTTTACAAATATCCCACCTCCAAACTTGAGGTTCCATGTTACCGGCAGGCCATTTCTTGACTTTTTTTTGAGATCTGGAAATACTACTGTTTGTAATCTGGAACAAGCACTAGAACAAATTGAAAAGAATTTTAATTTATTTGAGAATGTTCTTGAGTTTGGTTGTGGTTGTGGGAGATTGACTGTATGGCTTGAAAAATATCTGAAATCAAAAAATTTCTATGGTACCGATATAGACGTCGAAGCTATATCTTGGTGTAAAAATAATCTTAAATTTGGAACTTTTGACGTCAATGACGCATTACCACCATTAAAGTACCAATCTGACATGTTTGATCTAATCTACTCGTATTCGGTTTTTACTCACCTAGATGAAGAACATCAATTTGCTTGGTTAGCTGAGCTTAAAAGAATAACAAAAAGTAACGGAATTGTTATGCTTACCATTAGGGGCGAAGAAGATCATGAAAAACAATGTTGGAGTGAAGGAGATAAGGCAGAGCTAAAAGAACATGGATTCTTATTCCGACATTCAAATCTATGGTCTGGTTTTTTCCCATCTTGGTATCAAACAGCATTTCATACAAAAGAATATGTCATGAATAACTTTTCAAAGTATTTTGATGTTTTGAAATACATTCCTAAGGGAAGTAAAAGAATTGGTCAGGATATAGTAATTCTGAGAAAACAATAG
- a CDS encoding cytidylyltransferase domain-containing protein, producing the protein MKSICFIAARGGSKGIPRKNIRKLGDKPLIAHSIETALNSNVFDHVIVSTEDKEIASISKRYGAEVPFMRPNYLARDKVIYGDVVMHALKKLHDLGYEFDVIASRDCTVPFIDETDLRKAMNLYAISECDGVHSVCRAYSNPYFGMYEPDSRGYLHHSKRSKKCITARQDSPIVYQVNGLYINSRKKLLKTGDLFAGKILPCEISQEHGIMIDDELQFKFAQLIHRLKNHR; encoded by the coding sequence ATGAAATCTATTTGTTTTATCGCAGCAAGAGGAGGTTCTAAAGGCATACCTAGAAAAAATATTAGAAAATTAGGCGATAAACCATTAATCGCTCACTCCATTGAAACTGCACTGAATTCTAATGTCTTTGATCATGTGATTGTTTCAACTGAAGATAAAGAAATTGCGTCCATTTCTAAAAGATACGGCGCTGAGGTTCCATTTATGAGGCCAAATTATCTTGCAAGAGACAAAGTGATTTATGGTGATGTTGTAATGCACGCTTTAAAAAAATTACATGATCTAGGATATGAGTTTGATGTTATCGCTTCAAGAGATTGTACGGTTCCCTTTATTGATGAAACTGATCTGAGAAAAGCTATGAATCTATATGCTATTTCCGAATGTGATGGGGTTCATTCGGTTTGCAGAGCTTATTCTAATCCATATTTTGGTATGTATGAACCAGACTCCAGAGGTTATCTACATCATTCAAAAAGATCTAAAAAATGCATAACTGCTAGACAAGATTCGCCGATTGTTTACCAGGTGAATGGATTGTATATAAATTCAAGAAAAAAATTACTTAAAACAGGTGATTTATTTGCAGGTAAAATACTACCATGTGAAATCTCGCAGGAGCATGGAATCATGATTGATGATGAACTCCAGTTTAAATTTGCCCAATTAATTCATAGATTAAAAAATCACCGATAA
- a CDS encoding SDR family NAD(P)-dependent oxidoreductase, whose protein sequence is MFNGKTILITGGTGSLGQSLTRRLLSTRARTIRIFSRNEEKQLEMETEFNDSRLRFLLGDIRDLNRLDRAMEDVDIVFHAAALKHVPKIEYNPFEGIKTNVIGSQNVIDACLNQNVEVSVCIGTDKAVSPLNTYGATKLLMEKLFVTANNYLNKEKYRTRFLAVRYGNVVGSSGSVIPKFIEQIKSKKKITITDPKMTRFSITMDQALDLIIDVAVSGKESEIYVPKLKAYSIMDVKDTLFEILGKTGEEIVGIRPGEKLHEILINKDEIRSSWDLGDKYMIANPLKVESEIKKMHLGKIKKIDDMETYSSDNVEKLSKAELKKTIIESGLVNYN, encoded by the coding sequence ATGTTCAACGGTAAAACTATATTGATAACTGGTGGAACTGGTTCTCTCGGGCAGTCTCTGACTAGGCGACTGCTGTCAACTAGAGCTCGTACAATTCGAATTTTCAGTAGAAACGAGGAAAAACAGCTAGAAATGGAAACAGAATTTAACGATTCAAGGCTAAGATTTCTACTTGGCGATATTAGAGATCTAAACCGATTGGACAGGGCCATGGAAGATGTCGATATTGTGTTTCATGCTGCAGCATTAAAACATGTACCTAAAATCGAGTATAACCCGTTTGAAGGGATTAAAACAAATGTTATAGGATCTCAGAATGTGATAGATGCATGTCTAAACCAAAATGTTGAAGTTTCTGTTTGTATTGGAACCGATAAAGCCGTTTCTCCATTAAACACGTATGGAGCAACCAAATTGTTGATGGAGAAGCTTTTTGTCACAGCCAATAATTATCTAAACAAAGAAAAGTACAGGACACGGTTTTTAGCTGTCAGATATGGAAATGTTGTTGGGAGTAGCGGTTCTGTGATACCCAAGTTTATTGAACAGATAAAATCCAAGAAAAAAATAACAATAACGGATCCTAAAATGACAAGATTCAGCATAACAATGGATCAAGCACTTGATCTCATAATAGACGTCGCGGTATCTGGAAAAGAATCGGAGATCTATGTGCCAAAATTGAAGGCATATTCAATCATGGATGTCAAAGATACATTATTTGAGATTTTAGGTAAGACTGGCGAAGAGATAGTAGGAATAAGACCTGGGGAAAAGCTGCACGAGATCTTGATTAACAAAGATGAAATACGTTCCAGTTGGGACTTGGGAGACAAATACATGATTGCAAATCCACTCAAGGTAGAAAGCGAAATTAAAAAAATGCACTTAGGTAAAATAAAAAAAATAGATGACATGGAGACATATTCATCAGACAATGTTGAAAAATTATCAAAAGCAGAGTTAAAAAAGACAATAATTGAATCAGGCTTGGTTAACTACAATTAA
- a CDS encoding DUF5989 family protein, which yields MSRLETIKELFQLYIHKRKFYMFPIIIFLLALIGVTALAQSGLVAFIYPI from the coding sequence ATGTCACGTCTTGAAACAATAAAAGAACTTTTTCAGCTATATATTCATAAAAGAAAATTCTACATGTTTCCAATAATTATTTTTCTTTTAGCATTAATTGGAGTAACTGCTCTCGCTCAATCTGGCCTGGTTGCTTTTATTTATCCGATATAA
- a CDS encoding carbamoyltransferase yields MYNLGISCYYHDSAVALLKDGHIIAAVEEERFSRKKFDDEFPKMAIDWCLKEAKITPHEIHSVAFYDKPVLKFDRLLDNYIAVAPRGLYSFLNTMPKWLHKRLWIKNEIRKSLKGFNGDIIFPEHHMSHAAHTFYTSPFSESAILTVDGVGEWSTTSIGYAKNNSITLTNDIRWPHSLGLFYSAFTYFLGFQVNEGEYKLMGLASYGRPKYYDMILEKLIDVKEDGSVHLDMKYFAFTYDKIMTNTKFAELFGIAPREKNELPKQIHYDIGASAQKVLEDILLKMANYVYKKFKSKNLCLGGGVALNGVANYRILKESSFDNIHIPPSPGDAGSAVGCAQFLYHIYHNNARDIVQDLARSIRENIYVGPSYSDEEIRDFLDSHKINYEKMNKEELIQKTARLISDGNIVGWYQGKMEWGPRALGSRSILADPRNHHMKDILNEKIKHRESFRPFAPSILEEYVSEYFEIDRPSPYMLFVAPVKKPEQIPAVTHVDGTGRLQTVNKYANPLYYDLIREFYDITGIPVIINTSMNVMGEPIVNTPEQAYQMIIKTDMDCIAMGSYLVKK; encoded by the coding sequence ATGTACAATCTTGGAATATCATGTTATTATCATGATTCAGCAGTCGCACTACTAAAAGACGGTCATATCATAGCTGCAGTAGAAGAAGAAAGATTTTCTAGAAAAAAATTTGATGATGAATTTCCAAAAATGGCGATCGATTGGTGTCTAAAAGAAGCAAAGATCACTCCACACGAGATACACTCAGTAGCATTCTATGATAAACCTGTTTTAAAATTTGATAGATTGTTAGATAACTATATTGCGGTTGCACCTAGGGGGCTATACAGTTTTTTGAATACCATGCCAAAATGGCTACATAAAAGACTGTGGATTAAAAATGAGATAAGAAAATCCCTAAAGGGATTCAATGGCGACATAATCTTTCCAGAACATCACATGTCCCACGCTGCACATACGTTTTACACTTCTCCGTTTAGTGAATCTGCCATATTAACGGTGGATGGAGTAGGTGAATGGAGTACCACATCAATAGGATATGCAAAAAATAACTCCATAACACTAACAAACGATATTCGTTGGCCTCATTCGCTTGGGTTATTCTATTCAGCGTTTACTTATTTTCTAGGCTTTCAAGTAAATGAGGGCGAATACAAGTTAATGGGTCTTGCATCATATGGTAGACCAAAATATTATGATATGATTTTAGAAAAACTAATTGATGTAAAAGAAGATGGTAGTGTTCATCTTGATATGAAATATTTTGCATTTACTTATGATAAAATAATGACTAATACTAAATTCGCAGAATTATTTGGGATAGCACCTAGAGAAAAAAACGAATTGCCCAAACAGATCCATTACGACATAGGAGCTAGTGCACAAAAAGTTCTAGAAGATATCTTATTAAAAATGGCAAATTATGTATATAAAAAATTCAAGAGTAAAAATCTGTGTCTTGGTGGTGGTGTTGCCCTCAATGGTGTTGCAAATTATAGAATACTAAAGGAAAGCTCGTTTGACAACATACACATTCCACCATCACCGGGTGATGCAGGAAGTGCTGTTGGATGTGCACAATTTCTATATCATATTTATCATAATAATGCAAGAGATATCGTACAAGATCTGGCAAGATCAATACGAGAAAACATCTATGTAGGACCATCATATTCTGATGAAGAGATCAGGGATTTTCTTGATTCCCATAAGATCAATTATGAGAAAATGAATAAGGAAGAATTAATACAAAAAACTGCTCGTCTTATTTCAGATGGAAACATAGTTGGTTGGTATCAGGGAAAAATGGAATGGGGCCCTCGTGCATTAGGTTCTCGTAGCATATTAGCAGATCCCAGAAATCATCACATGAAGGACATATTAAATGAGAAAATCAAGCATCGGGAATCATTCAGGCCTTTCGCTCCATCAATTCTGGAAGAATATGTATCAGAGTATTTTGAAATAGATAGGCCAAGTCCATACATGCTTTTTGTCGCACCCGTGAAAAAACCAGAACAAATTCCAGCAGTTACTCATGTTGACGGTACAGGAAGACTGCAAACAGTGAACAAATATGCCAATCCTCTCTATTATGATTTGATTAGAGAATTCTATGACATTACAGGAATTCCAGTAATAATCAACACGTCAATGAATGTGATGGGAGAGCCCATAGTCAATACACCAGAGCAAGCATACCAGATGATTATAAAAACCGACATGGATTGTATTGCCATGGGAAGTTATCTGGTGAAAAAGTAA
- a CDS encoding SGNH/GDSL hydrolase family protein codes for MSVQVGYKKQFVLGMLLLIILFGVVEGISQIIWYNMQNNCSLEKTYFENYSDDFRKKMCSDYKNLKYDVSAIRKNEPNQKLDTLSINSLGFRGPEMQFNKEPDEYRIVLVGGSTTFGMGAPSDSSTIPAYLEDMLQDKFGTKIKVINAGVIAAGSVEEAYYIKKELIQLRPDLIIVFDGYNDAFNIKLSEINENVEYEKLEKRTFIERIGKKYFSELAFPNVIYQSIHDDMQIRYLTEDVKKENTKKWINRWNEICHLGKETGFELLVTVQPMVGTSDRKLTPIEEEIHSKAKTQKIIEFLNALGESVDEIDCASADLRHTFDGVNEQVFFSAVHTGSFGNKIIAEKMYEKVLPIIMRDMRLDNY; via the coding sequence ATGTCAGTTCAGGTCGGTTACAAAAAACAATTTGTTTTGGGAATGTTACTACTCATAATTCTATTTGGTGTAGTTGAGGGTATATCTCAGATCATATGGTACAATATGCAGAATAATTGTTCATTAGAAAAAACATACTTTGAAAATTATTCGGATGATTTTAGAAAGAAGATGTGTTCTGATTATAAGAATCTAAAATATGATGTAAGTGCTATTCGTAAGAACGAACCGAATCAAAAGCTTGACACACTAAGTATCAATTCACTAGGTTTTCGTGGTCCTGAAATGCAATTCAATAAAGAACCAGATGAATACCGGATCGTGCTGGTAGGCGGTTCGACGACTTTTGGCATGGGTGCTCCAAGCGATTCAAGCACAATTCCCGCATATCTTGAAGATATGCTTCAAGATAAATTTGGCACCAAGATCAAGGTAATAAATGCAGGAGTTATCGCAGCGGGGTCTGTAGAAGAGGCATATTATATTAAAAAAGAACTAATTCAGTTAAGACCAGATCTGATAATAGTTTTTGACGGATATAATGATGCATTCAACATAAAACTGTCAGAAATAAATGAAAATGTCGAATATGAAAAATTAGAAAAGAGAACTTTTATCGAGAGAATTGGTAAAAAATATTTTAGTGAGCTAGCATTTCCCAATGTAATTTATCAAAGCATTCATGATGATATGCAGATTCGTTATTTAACTGAGGATGTTAAAAAAGAAAACACTAAGAAGTGGATAAATCGGTGGAATGAAATATGTCATCTAGGCAAAGAAACTGGATTCGAGTTATTAGTTACGGTGCAGCCCATGGTTGGGACTTCAGATAGAAAACTAACTCCCATAGAAGAAGAAATTCACAGTAAGGCAAAAACGCAAAAGATAATAGAATTTTTAAATGCGCTAGGAGAATCGGTAGATGAGATAGATTGTGCTTCAGCAGATTTGCGACACACGTTTGATGGAGTTAATGAACAGGTGTTTTTCTCTGCAGTACATACAGGTAGTTTTGGAAACAAGATCATTGCAGAAAAGATGTATGAAAAAGTATTACCCATAATAATGCGCGATATGAGATTAGATAATTATTAG
- a CDS encoding glycosyltransferase family protein, whose product MCGKIQILIILKKLLYYITDHGLGHITRSVAVIRELQKIGIEVIIRNSNVNYLNNSLPETQIIPGITDVGPVIKENGISINENKTLEQVGKWVKSLHSVSDNESRLISKIRPDLIVSDISAMPFLAAHNTHVNSIAISNFSWTDVLDMLPKRQIAILRNAYELASLAIQLPLGTEMNVFKNKKPIGFVCKAPTQRRKLIRQKLGLKESEKAIFINLGSHFVIKPTVMGNIKIFSTGAQINSDDVQYLKPWVEGQNIIAASDLVICKCGYGMISECLTNGTPFLYVSDDKHKEQKAISDGLINLGIKNRITEDYLTEITLDVRHISTMSTRKEKNDTERAARIITEFIK is encoded by the coding sequence ATGTGCGGTAAAATACAAATATTGATCATTTTGAAAAAATTACTTTATTACATAACTGATCATGGATTGGGACATATCACCAGATCTGTTGCCGTCATAAGGGAATTACAAAAAATTGGTATAGAGGTGATCATTAGGAATTCGAATGTGAATTATTTGAATAATTCATTACCTGAAACTCAAATAATTCCGGGCATAACCGATGTAGGCCCTGTAATTAAAGAAAATGGGATTTCTATAAATGAAAATAAAACCTTGGAACAAGTAGGCAAATGGGTCAAATCATTACATTCAGTGTCCGATAACGAATCTCGATTGATATCGAAAATAAGACCTGATCTAATCGTAAGTGATATCTCAGCTATGCCTTTTCTTGCTGCACATAACACACATGTGAATTCCATCGCAATTTCAAATTTTTCATGGACTGATGTACTTGATATGTTACCAAAAAGACAAATTGCAATACTGAGAAACGCTTATGAGCTTGCTAGTCTTGCAATCCAATTGCCACTCGGTACTGAAATGAACGTTTTTAAAAACAAAAAACCAATCGGTTTTGTCTGTAAAGCCCCAACACAACGAAGAAAATTGATCAGGCAAAAACTAGGTCTAAAAGAATCCGAAAAAGCTATCTTCATTAATTTAGGGAGTCATTTTGTCATAAAGCCAACAGTGATGGGAAATATCAAAATATTTTCCACTGGCGCGCAAATTAATTCAGATGATGTTCAATATCTTAAACCTTGGGTAGAAGGACAAAATATTATTGCAGCATCTGATCTTGTAATATGTAAATGTGGTTATGGAATGATATCTGAATGTCTCACAAATGGAACACCATTTCTCTATGTTTCAGATGACAAACACAAAGAACAGAAAGCAATCTCTGATGGGTTGATTAATCTGGGAATAAAAAATCGTATTACTGAAGACTATCTAACTGAAATCACTTTGGATGTTAGACATATTTCTACAATGAGCACCAGAAAGGAAAAAAATGACACTGAACGAGCAGCTCGAATAATAACGGAATTTATAAAATGA